One window from the genome of Acuticoccus sp. I52.16.1 encodes:
- a CDS encoding response regulator transcription factor, whose product MIAGGTMVCIVDDDPSLRDALASLLRSVGHTVAPFASTEDFLAAPWRDAAGCLVLDVRLPGTSGLELQRRLRERGPDLPVVFITGHGDIPMSVAAMKQGAIEFLTKPFRDQDLIDAVNRGIALDRERRARLATSADLRARYDALTPREREVMGLVAQGRMNKEIAFALGLSEITVKVHRGHMMRKMKARSLPDLVRMADHIDPPA is encoded by the coding sequence ATGATCGCAGGCGGCACCATGGTCTGCATCGTCGACGACGACCCCTCGCTGCGCGACGCGCTCGCCAGCCTGCTCCGCTCGGTCGGCCACACCGTCGCCCCGTTCGCCTCGACGGAGGACTTCCTCGCCGCCCCGTGGCGCGACGCGGCGGGCTGCCTGGTGCTCGACGTGCGCCTCCCCGGCACCAGCGGCCTGGAGCTGCAACGCCGGCTGCGCGAGCGCGGCCCAGACCTGCCGGTCGTGTTCATCACCGGCCACGGCGACATCCCGATGTCCGTCGCGGCGATGAAGCAGGGGGCGATCGAGTTCCTGACCAAGCCGTTCCGCGACCAGGACCTGATCGACGCGGTGAACCGCGGCATCGCGCTCGACCGCGAGCGCAGGGCACGGCTCGCCACGTCCGCGGACCTGCGCGCCCGCTACGACGCGCTGACCCCGCGCGAACGCGAGGTGATGGGCCTCGTCGCGCAGGGGCGGATGAACAAGGAGATCGCCTTCGCCCTCGGCCTCAGCGAGATCACGGTCAAGGTCCACCGCGGGCACATGATGCGCAAGATGAAGGCCCGCTCGCTGCCCGACCTCGTGCGCATGGCCGACCATATCGACCCGCCGGCCTGA
- a CDS encoding ABC transporter ATP-binding protein, translating into MAEVITAKLALEGVTSGYGNVDIINDLSLDVRPGEIFALMGKNGMGKTTLLKTIVGLRPARRGQILLDGAEVTRRGPKAMADTRVAYAPQEQPLFQDLTIRDNLRLALPTDRALAAGLERVYGHFPFLADRLAQKAGTLSGGEQKMLVIARAMMTEPDLLLIDEISEGLQPTVIERIAAALKDERAEGTTILIVEQHLAFALGIADRWAVMKLGRIDDAGANGPGTEARVLEHLRI; encoded by the coding sequence ATGGCTGAGGTCATCACCGCCAAGTTGGCGCTGGAGGGGGTCACCAGCGGCTACGGCAACGTCGACATCATCAACGACCTGTCGCTCGACGTGCGTCCCGGCGAGATCTTCGCCCTGATGGGCAAGAACGGCATGGGCAAGACGACGCTGCTGAAGACGATCGTCGGCCTGCGACCCGCCCGTCGCGGCCAGATCCTGCTGGACGGCGCCGAGGTCACGCGGCGCGGCCCGAAGGCGATGGCGGATACGCGCGTCGCCTATGCGCCGCAGGAACAGCCGCTCTTCCAGGACCTGACGATCCGCGACAACCTGCGCCTCGCGCTGCCGACCGACCGCGCGCTGGCGGCGGGGCTGGAGCGCGTCTACGGCCACTTCCCCTTCCTCGCCGACCGGCTGGCGCAGAAGGCGGGCACGCTCTCGGGCGGCGAGCAGAAGATGCTCGTCATCGCCCGCGCCATGATGACCGAGCCGGACCTCCTGTTGATCGACGAGATCTCCGAGGGCCTGCAGCCGACGGTGATCGAGCGCATCGCCGCCGCGCTGAAGGACGAGCGGGCGGAGGGGACGACGATCCTCATCGTCGAGCAGCACCTCGCCTTCGCCCTCGGCATCGCCGACCGCTGGGCGGTGATGAAGCTCGGCCGGATCGACGATGCGGGGGCCAACGGCCCGGGCACCGAGGCGCGCGTCCTGGAGCACCTGCGTATCTGA